From the genome of Notolabrus celidotus isolate fNotCel1 chromosome 5, fNotCel1.pri, whole genome shotgun sequence, one region includes:
- the LOC117813284 gene encoding LOW QUALITY PROTEIN: gamma-aminobutyric acid receptor subunit alpha-1-like (The sequence of the model RefSeq protein was modified relative to this genomic sequence to represent the inferred CDS: deleted 3 bases in 2 codons): MTTLSISARNSLPKVAYATAMDWFIAVCYAFVFSALIEFATVNYFTKRGYAWDGKSVVPEKQKKKKESLLKKNNTTAYPAATCYSLRPNIARDPGLATIAKSAPPPPTEPKEEPKPKPPEAKKTFNSVSKIDRIARIAFPLLFGTFNLVYWATYLNKKPKLQGMNPH; the protein is encoded by the exons ATGACCACACTCAGTATCAGCGCtaggaactccctccccaaagTGGCCTACGCCACAGCTATGGACTGGTTCATCGCCGTCTGCTACGCCTTCGTCTTCTCGGCCCTGATCGAGTTCGCCACAGTCAACTACTTCACCAAGAGGGGTTACGCCTGGGACGGGAAGAGTGTGGTACCAGAGAAG caaaagaagaagaaggagtccctcctgaagaagaacaacacCACGGCCTACCCAGCTGCCACTTGCTACAGCCTTCGC CCCAATATTGCTAGGGACCCTGGATTGGCCACTATTGCCAAAAGCGCCCCGCCGCCTCCAACTGAGCCCAAGGAGGAGCCAAAGCCCAAGCCTCCAGAGGCCAAGAAGACCTTTAACAGTGTGAGCAAGATAGAC AGGATCGCCAGAATAGCCTTCCCTCTGCTCTTTGGAACCTTTAACTTGGTCTACTGGGCGACCTACTTGAATAAGAAGCCCAAATTGCAGGGGATGAATCCACACTAA